The genomic interval GGATTGAGAGCATGAGAGAAGATAATCCCCAGGATAAATAGGAAAAGAAAAAAGAAAGTTTCCGGCTTTTTTACAGGTTTTGAAATAAAACCAAAAAAAGGCAGGAGAATCAGGACTAAGCCCGGATAGATGTAAACTTCCATAACTCCGGGAAACGGGTGAAAGCGAAACCAATCCAGCCCGTACACGAGGTGAAAGAGGCTAAAAAGATTGGTTCTAAACCCAAAGTACATCATTTCCGGCCAGGCGGTTCTGCCGGAAGTGGAATATAAGGGATAGCTTAAGCCAAATTGAAATAGGAAAAAAGGTAGAAAAATTAGGAGAAGTAAAAAGATATTGATTAGATTCTTCTTCCATTGAATAAAAAGATGCTTTAGGGTCTTGAAAGAAAATATGCAGTAAAATAAAAAGTAAAGCAGGATAAACAGGCACTGTAAGAAGAATAAGGGACTCGAACCGCTGAGAAAACTGAAAGTCAGTAGTATGGCAAAAATAATAAACTCAAACCGTTTACCATTTAAAAATATTCTTCGGCTGTAAAGAAATAGATAAGGGGTAAAACTGAGAGTATGAATCATAGAATTATGACCCAGATGGGAAAAAGTAAAACCTCCAAAAGTAATGGAGAAAGCAGCGAGGACAGAGGACCTTGTTTGAAATCCAAGTTCTTTATAATATAAGTAGAATCCTATATTAAAAGCACCGAGATGAAAAAGCAAATCGCTTTGCCAGGCTATATAACCGAAGTGATAGGCAATGAGAGAATAAAGGAGGGTAGGAGGGTATAAAAGACTGTTTTGGATTTCAGCCGCAAAGGGATGTCCAAAATTTAATTCATCCATCCAGAGAGGAAAAAAGTTTCCTTCTGTTAACATTTTACCTAAATAATACCGAAAGGGAAAGGACTCAAAGTAGGCATCTCCTCCCGGAGTATAATTAAATAATACTAATTTAGAATAAAATAAAAAAGGAAATAAGAATAAACTGATATATAGAAGTATGATTTTATAGGGAAGCATTTTATTTAGAAGAAACAGGCTAAAAGATAGCCTGCTTTTCTTTTGATGTTTTTAACGTTCTTCAATCTTAACTTTCATCTCGACTCTATCCATCGGGTTATCTCTTCCATCTCTTTTTTCATTTACAATTTTATCAGCAACATCCATGCCTTCTATTACTTCTCCGTAAACAGTGTATTGACCGTCTAAGAAGGGAGAATCTTTTACACAGATGAAAAACTGGGAGCCAGCACTGTTAGGGTCGGCTGCCCGTGCAGCGGAAAGGATTCCTCTTTTATGGCTGGTTTTAGAAAATTCAGCGGGAACCTGATAACCCGGACCTCCGGTACCATGCATAGCACGATTATCTGGTTGTTCTTTGGTTACGGGATCTCCACCCTGAATCATAAAACCGGGAATAACACGGTGAAAGGTTGTACCATCATAAAAACCTTTTTTGGCCAGGCTTTTAAAGCTTTCTACGTGCTTGGGAGCAAGTTCTGTAAAAAAACGTATTACAATTTTACCATGTTTGGTTTCGATCACCGCTACTTCTTTATCATTATTCACGGTATTTTCCGATTTATTCTGTTCTGGCACTTTAGTCTCCAAGTTGATATTGTTATTTTCTTTTTTACAATTCATTCCTAATAGAAAAATCAGGACGAATACAGAAAGAATTAACTGCTTTTTAATCATAGGGGTTCTCCTTTAAAAGAGGCTTTTTCTCTATTTCAAGAGGATATTTTATAAAATTTTATATTGTCAACCGAATAAATCTGAGTAAGCTAGTTATGCTATAATCTAAAAAAAGGTATTCTCATGAAGGTTCGTGATAGAAAAAAGGAAATTAAAATCTACATAAACGGTACGGAAAAGATGGGAGATCAACTCCTATATAAGGCTTTAATCGATAAATTTATAGAAATTGGAGTTACCGGTTGTACGATATTGAGGTCAAATTCCGGTTATGGAAGTGACATGATTGTAAAATATGGTGATGATATCATGTCCGTCTTAATGACAAAAAGCTCTACTGTAATCATAACTGTAATAGAATCGGATGAAAAAATTGAAGAAATTGTTCATATTTTGGATTCTTATATGGGAGATGGAATCGCGACGATTAAAGAAGTCGAATTTATACGTTACACGCGCTCTCGGGTGA from Leptospiraceae bacterium carries:
- a CDS encoding peptidylprolyl isomerase; the protein is MNCKKENNNINLETKVPEQNKSENTVNNDKEVAVIETKHGKIVIRFFTELAPKHVESFKSLAKKGFYDGTTFHRVIPGFMIQGGDPVTKEQPDNRAMHGTGGPGYQVPAEFSKTSHKRGILSAARAADPNSAGSQFFICVKDSPFLDGQYTVYGEVIEGMDVADKIVNEKRDGRDNPMDRVEMKVKIEER
- a CDS encoding DUF190 domain-containing protein, whose amino-acid sequence is MKVRDRKKEIKIYINGTEKMGDQLLYKALIDKFIEIGVTGCTILRSNSGYGSDMIVKYGDDIMSVLMTKSSTVIITVIESDEKIEEIVHILDSYMGDGIATIKEVEFIRYTRSRVTPEDREIADSI